The following nucleotide sequence is from Sphingomonas swuensis.
CCCCCTAGCTGGCCTCCCAGCGCAGCCCTCGGGCCGCGCCTCAGGCTCTTGCCCGATCGTCTAATGGTAAGACTACGGACTCTGACTCCGTCAATCGTGGTTCGAATCCACGTCGGGCATCCACCTCCACCCTGATCAGCGAACCATCGCCACCGGCTTGCCGGCCTTGCGCCTGGCCTTGGCCAGTTCCTCGTCCTCGCGCTTGCGGTCCTCGGCGATGAGCTGGGTGGCCGAGCCGAGATTGTTGCCTTCCAGCGCGTCGAGGATCGCATTCAGACGCTCGACGTCCTTGCCCCCGTGCGGCGCATAGGCGAGCGGCGCGAGCGTGTCGGCCGCCTCCTTCGCCTTGCCCTGTCGGACGTAGTCGCGGACCATTGCCCAGCGCAGCCGCCGGTCGGCCGGTGACAGTTCGAGCGCGTAGGCGAGACCTTCGCTGGCATCCTTGGTCGGTGTCTGCCCGGCTTCCTCGAAGGTGCGGTGATAGTGGATCAGTGGACGCGGGTCCTCGGGATCGGCGCGGTTGGCCTTGAGGAACAGCGCCCGCGCGGCGGGCCAGTCGGCGGCCTGCTTGCCGGTGACGTGCCGCTCGACGATGGTCCGTCCCTTGACGAGCAGCGCGGGAATCGAGTTCGGCTGCAGCGCCAGCGCCTGGTCCGCCGCGGCGATCGCCGCATCGTAGCGTTCGTCGTCGAGCTCCGCCTCGGCCAGCGCGACCCGCACCGCGACATCGCCGGGATAGCGCGCGGCGATGGTCCGAGCCGCCGTCGCCACTCCGCCGGTGCGCTCGAGCGAGACTCCGCTGCGGCTCATCATCGAGACGCCCATCATTGCCGATTCGCCCGCCGACAGCGGCTCGATCACCGGCGCAGCGACCGTCAGCTTGCTCGCCGGGACGGTGACGTAGGGGAAGCGGGTCTGGCGGACATATTGGTCGAGCTCGGAATGGAGCCGCTTCAGGTCGCCGAAGGCATCACGCGCGGCGGTCATCGCCGGCTTGCCCGCACGAAGGCCCGCGACATAGGTGTCGAGCTGACCCTTCCGGGCGGCATTGAAGGTCAGATAGTGGACCAGCAGCCAGCCGCGGCCGTACAATTCCACCCCGTAATAGTTGCGCAGCTGCTTCCAGCTTCCGCCGACCATGATGTCGGTCGGAAGCGGCGCATAGAGCTTGGTCAGGAGGATCTCGGCGCGATGCGCGGCCGGCGCCCCGAGACCGACCGAGCCGTCGGCCTCGAACTTGGCGGTCGAGAAGAACTCCGCGAAGCCCTCGCTCAGCCACATCGGCATGACCGTCACCATGTTCTCGTACATCAGGTGATGGGCATATTCGTGGAAGAAGACGTTGTCGGCGGTGAGGTCGAGCCGCGTGTCCGGATCGGTGTCGAGCGGAACGAAGGCGACGTTGGAGCCGGCCTGGTGCACGTAGAAACCGCCGACCCCCGAGCCGCCGTAGATGCTCGCGATCTCGGGCAGGTTGCGGACGGCGAACAGCTGCAGCTTGTTGGCGCGGATCGGTTCGGGATCGCCAACGCCGCGGGCGAAGCGCACCGCCTGGTCGAACTTTTCGAGCCGGGTGGCATAGGCCTGGAGTTCGGCCGGGCTCTGGTCGGAATAGATGACGAAGTGGCGGGTCGTCGCCTTGCTCCATCCCGCCATCGCCGCGCTGGACGTCATCGCCAGCCCGGCAGCCGCGGCCGCCAGCATCCACCTGCCAATCATACGCTTCACTCCCCCTTGGATTAGGGGAAGTTTAGCAAGGCTTTAGCGACTGTGAAGAGGATCAATTCGCGAGTGCGACCTTGGTCTCGTCTCGCCCGCCATCAAGACCATAGATATCCGGCGCGTAAGCAAGGCTTCCGTCACTGCCCGCCCGCACCGTCAGATAGGTGAGGTAGACGGGCACACCCTGAGGAAGGGCGACCTGATATTCCGGACGATCGCTGCTGGGCTTGGGTTCGCGGCCGAGCAGCCACTGGCCGAGCCGGGCGGCATCCTCGAGCCGGACGCAGCCCGAGCTGTAGGCGCGCTCGGCCTCGGCGAAATATTCGCGCTGCGGGGTGTCGTGGAGATAGATGCCCATGTCGTTCGGGAATTCGAACTTCATCGCGCCCATCATGTTGCCGCTGCCCGGCTTCTGCCGGACCCGCGCCTCGACGGTCCCTGCGGCGACCGCCTTCCAGTCGATGGTAGCCGGATCGACCACCTGAGCGCCGGCGTCCCAGCCCGAAAGCGCCTCGTAGCCGCGCGACTTGAACCAGCTGACGCCGTTGCGGACGACGTTCGGAGCGATGTTCTTGGCGGCGAGGTCGACGGGCACGTTCCAGTAGGGATTGAAGGTCACCTGGCGGAGCGTACCGGCCATCAGCGGAGTCTTCATCGTCGGCTTGCCGACGACCACCTTCATCTGGTCGACCACCCGGCCGCCGTCCATCATCATCAGCTGCTGGCTGGCGATGTCGACCAGCACGAAGCGGCCGCTCGCCGGAAGCACCTTGGCCCGGTCGAGGCTCGAACGCAGCGCCTGGCTCGGCTGGCCGAGGAAGCGCATGTCGCCCTCGGCGGCGGTCTTGAGCGCGGCGTAGAAGGGGTTGATCGCCGCGGTGGTGCGGACATGGGCCGCGAGGTCGGGCGCCGCTGCAGCCGCTTCGAGCACCTGCGCCGGGGTCGGAACCTTGGGGCTGAGCGCCGGGTCGGCATAGATCATCCCGTTGCGGCCGGGCCAGCGGAGCGCCTGCGCGTAGAGCACGAAGCCGTTGCTCATCAGCTTCTCGGCCTCGCGTTCGGCACCGGGAACGCCCCGCTCGGCGTCGGCCAGCACACGCTCGATGCGGCCGGCCAGCTCGGGGCCGTCGGAGTAGCCATCGACCGGCGCCTGGCGCAGCGAATCGAGCAGTGCCCGGACCGCTTCGGGCGAACGCAGCCAGAGCGGCTGCGCCCGGCCCTCGTAGAAACGGGCAACGGCACTTGCGGGGGCCATCTGGTCGGCGGCACTGACCGCCGCCGTCGCAGGCATAGCAAGGCCCAGTGTCGCCGCAGCAGCGGCGCCAATCAACAGGCGTTTCATCCGGCAATACTTTCTGAAAATCAGTCTCTTGCCGGTTTAACGATTGACTAACTCAGTAGTTTCAAAGGGTGTTTCCACCGATCCAGCGCTCGAGCCGCGCCTTGAAGCCGCGCCGTTCGGGAAGGAAGGCGGGCTCGGGTGTCGGCTCCGCTTCCTCGCTCTCGGCATCGAACAGCTGGAGGTTGCGCGGAAGCCGCGGCCGGAGGGTCTCGCGACCGCGCATCACGTCCTCGGCAAGCGCCAGCGCACGATGCACCTCGTTGCCGGTGAACGGCTTGAGCAGAAGTCCGAGAGCAAGGTCCGGCATCGCGAAGCCGGGGGCGCGTCCGGTCACGAACAGGCAGGGCACCCCGACATCGTTCAGCCGGACGGCAACCGAGAAGCCGGTCGAGCCGCGGGCGAGATGGAGGTCGACCAGAGCGAGGTCGGGTTCCTCGCGCTCGAGGATCTCGAGCGCGCTGCCGAGGTCCTCGGCGATCCCGATCACCCGGTAGCGCGGGTTGTCCTCGACCAGGTAACGAAGCGTTTCCGCCAGTGGCCGCTCGTCCTCGACAATCAGGATTTTCAGCACCTTGCACCCTCCCGGCGGCACAGCCGCCCTGTGGATAAGGTTGCAGGGGAAGACCGTCGTGCGAATCCCGGGTTCAGCGGATTATCGCCGAACCGGGCTCTTACGGAGACGAAACGTCATGACGTCAGCGCCGGAGCGCCGTTCAGGCCGCCCGGTAGAAGATGTGGGCGCCGATCTTCTCGACCTTGGCGAGCCGCCGACCCCAGCTCGGAGCGACATAATCGGCATGGTACCACAGGACGTCGGAGGGTAGCGCGTCGGCGAAGTGGCCGGCGGCGATGCGGGTGATCGCCTGCGCATAGGCCCAGGCCGCGCTCTCGCGCTTGACGGCGGGCATGTGGCCCGAGCGCGGGTTGACGAAGCTGAACTGCCAGGGCTGCTTGACCACCTCGCACCAGCTCGCCGGATAGCGACCCGAAGCAGCGCGGTTCATGATGACCTCGGCCACCGCCAGCTGCCCGTCGAGCGGCTCGCCGCGGGCTTCATGGTAGACGGCGATGGCGACGCACTCTTCCTGCTCGGTCAGCGCGGCACCGGTCTGCTTGGCCCAGACCATCGGCCACAGGCCGGCATGGGTCACGGCCGGGCGGACCTCGGCGACACCGGCCGGCGGGTTGATCCCGGCAGTGGTCGGACGCGGCGTGGTCGAGAGCACCGCGGCGCGGCCGATGGGGCTCGGGGTGATCGATGCGGCGGTCGCGATCGTCGCGGTCGCCGGTGCGGGAACGAGGACGGTCGCGGCAGGGCGGACCGGGGCCAGCACCTTGCCGGCGGTGGCGGCGGGAGCAATCGTGCTCACCGGAATGGCGGAAATGGTCGCAAGCTGGGCCGAGGCCGGGCTCGCGACCCCCGCGAGCGTAAGACAAAAGGCAGCAATCGCGGGCGCACGGCCCAGCGCAAATCGCTTGGTCAAATTCTTCTCTATCCTGTGCGGGCGAAAATGACGGCGGCTTCACATGGCTCACTTGGAGCGTTGCGCCGTCTGTCCTCGTCCGTCTTGCCCTGGAACCGCTACGCCGGCTCCGTCGCTCTTAAACTGCTGATGATGCAGATACTGGCGGTTGGCAGGATTGAAACCCACCCGGGGGTGAACGGAGCGAGTCCTGCGGCCAGCTGCAGGAACAATTCTCGTTGCGGGACAGAGAGTTGACCAAACGAAAGGCTCCAGCGACGAACCGAAGTGGGTCGCTGGAGCCTTCCGTGGTGACTTGCCTGCGTTCGGCGAATCGGCGCCGGGGCATCTGCCCTGGTTAGGCTGCCTCGGCCTTGCGCGACTGCCGTTTGCGCTCGTGCGGATCGAGGTGACGCTTGCGCAGGCGGATGACCTTCGGGGTCACCTCGACCAGCTCGTCGTCCTGAATGTAGGCGATCGCCTGCTCCAGGGTCATCTTGCGCGGCGGAGTGAGGCGGATGCCCTCGTCCTTGCCGCTCGCCCGGAAGTTGGTCAGCTGCTTGGACTTCAAGGGATTGACCTCGAGATCCTGCGGCTTCGCATTTTCGCCGATGATCATGCCCTCGTAGAGGTCATCGTTGGGCGAGATGAACATGATCCCGCGCTCTTCGAGCATGTTGAGGGCGTAGGCCTGCGCCTTGCCCTTCTCCATCGAGATCAGGACGCCGTTCTGGCGGCCGGTGATCTGGCCCTTGTGCGGGCCATATTTCTCGAACAGCCGGTTCATGATCCCGGTGCCGCGAGTGTCCGACAGGAACTCGCCGTGATAGCCGATCAGCCCGCGCGAGGGCGCGCTGAAGGTGAGGCGGGTCTTGCCCGCGCCCGAGGGACGCATGTCGGTCATCTCGGCCTTGCGCTGGCTCATCTTCTCGACGACCGTTCCGCTGAACTCGTCGTCGACGTCGATCACGACCGTCTCGTACGGCTCCTCGCGACCGCCGGGGCCGTCCTGGAACAGCACGCGCGGACGGCTGATCGACAGCTCGAAGCCTTCGCGGCGGAGGGTCTCGATGAGGACGCCGAGCTGGAGCTCGCCGCGTCCGGCGACTTCATAGCTGTCATTGTCGTGGGCGACGGTGACGCGGATGGCGACATTGGTCTCCGCCTCGCGCTCGAGGCGCTCGCGGATGACCCGGCTCTGGACCTTGTCGCCGTCGCGCCCCGCATAGGGGCTGTCGTTGACCGCGAAGCTCATCGCGAGCGTCGGCGGATCGATCGGGCGCGCCTTGATCGGGGTGGTGACCATCGGGTTGGCGATCGTGTTCGACACGGTCGCGTTCATCAGGCCGGCGATGGCGATGATGTCGCCCGCCTGCGCCTGCTCCACGGCCACGCGCTCGAGGCCGTGGAAGGCGAAGATCTTGGTCGCGCGGCCTTCCTCGACCTTGTGGCCGTC
It contains:
- a CDS encoding L,D-transpeptidase family protein, with protein sequence MPATAAVSAADQMAPASAVARFYEGRAQPLWLRSPEAVRALLDSLRQAPVDGYSDGPELAGRIERVLADAERGVPGAEREAEKLMSNGFVLYAQALRWPGRNGMIYADPALSPKVPTPAQVLEAAAAAPDLAAHVRTTAAINPFYAALKTAAEGDMRFLGQPSQALRSSLDRAKVLPASGRFVLVDIASQQLMMMDGGRVVDQMKVVVGKPTMKTPLMAGTLRQVTFNPYWNVPVDLAAKNIAPNVVRNGVSWFKSRGYEALSGWDAGAQVVDPATIDWKAVAAGTVEARVRQKPGSGNMMGAMKFEFPNDMGIYLHDTPQREYFAEAERAYSSGCVRLEDAARLGQWLLGREPKPSSDRPEYQVALPQGVPVYLTYLTVRAGSDGSLAYAPDIYGLDGGRDETKVALAN
- a CDS encoding cell wall hydrolase, producing the protein MTKRFALGRAPAIAAFCLTLAGVASPASAQLATISAIPVSTIAPAATAGKVLAPVRPAATVLVPAPATATIATAASITPSPIGRAAVLSTTPRPTTAGINPPAGVAEVRPAVTHAGLWPMVWAKQTGAALTEQEECVAIAVYHEARGEPLDGQLAVAEVIMNRAASGRYPASWCEVVKQPWQFSFVNPRSGHMPAVKRESAAWAYAQAITRIAAGHFADALPSDVLWYHADYVAPSWGRRLAKVEKIGAHIFYRAA
- the typA gene encoding translational GTPase TypA, with translation MTLRNVAIIAHVDHGKTTLVDQLFRQSGTFRDNQRVEERAMDSNDLEKERGITILAKCTSVEWNDTRINIVDTPGHADFGAEVERILSMVDGVILLVDAAEGPMPQTKFVTGKALGLGLKPIVVVNKIDRPDARPAEVLDECFDLFLSLDANDEQLDFPVLYASGRNGYAGREDTVRDGDLTPLFETIVSHVPEPGLPIHGEFKMLATLLDRDPFLGRILTGRVESGTLHINQPIRALDVDGHKVEEGRATKIFAFHGLERVAVEQAQAGDIIAIAGLMNATVSNTIANPMVTTPIKARPIDPPTLAMSFAVNDSPYAGRDGDKVQSRVIRERLEREAETNVAIRVTVAHDNDSYEVAGRGELQLGVLIETLRREGFELSISRPRVLFQDGPGGREEPYETVVIDVDDEFSGTVVEKMSQRKAEMTDMRPSGAGKTRLTFSAPSRGLIGYHGEFLSDTRGTGIMNRLFEKYGPHKGQITGRQNGVLISMEKGKAQAYALNMLEERGIMFISPNDDLYEGMIIGENAKPQDLEVNPLKSKQLTNFRASGKDEGIRLTPPRKMTLEQAIAYIQDDELVEVTPKVIRLRKRHLDPHERKRQSRKAEAA
- a CDS encoding LytR/AlgR family response regulator transcription factor, with the translated sequence MLKILIVEDERPLAETLRYLVEDNPRYRVIGIAEDLGSALEILEREEPDLALVDLHLARGSTGFSVAVRLNDVGVPCLFVTGRAPGFAMPDLALGLLLKPFTGNEVHRALALAEDVMRGRETLRPRLPRNLQLFDAESEEAEPTPEPAFLPERRGFKARLERWIGGNTL